The Microcystis panniformis FACHB-1757 region TCTTCTGATTCTTGTTCGGGATAGGGAGCGCATTTATTGATATAGAGAATGTCTCCCGTTGGGTCATATTTGATAATTAGGTTTTCTGTCATTTAGTAAAATAATAGCGATTTTCTTCTGATTCGGCACGAGGTATGAACAGTATTTGGTTTAAATCTGTCCATGCTTGCTGTGTTTTTTCTATGTCTATTGTTTGCATAACTATAATTCTCCCTTAAAGGCGCGGCGCAATAAGACGGCGGGGAGTTTATTAATGGTGTCGAGTTGCTCTTTTAAGTTCTGTTTCAGTCGTTCCACTTCTTGCATTTGTTCGGTTAGAGTTGAGGCGATTTGTTTTTGTTTTTCAACTGTTGGAAAAGGGCATTCAATATTTGAAATAACTCCTTTTTTAATGTTGGGATCTCTTCGGTTGCCGCTACTATAGTCCATCCATTTAGGTCTAAAATTTAATACCCATGCGTGTAGGAACTCAGGAATAAAAACATTATAGTTTGGCAAAATCGAACAAATTGCTTGATTAGTAACAGCAGGTAAGCCTAAGATTCCAGATTTTCCAATAGTTCCACCACCACCATACATGGCAATCATCACAGAGCCAACTGGCAGCATTTCCCCTCGAATTTCATCAAAAGCAGTTTCAGAAATATATTCTTCTGTTTCTTTAACAACCTCACAATTAAGATCTAAAGTTTTAACCCAAGCTATAGTGCCTTTGAAGCTTGAGGAATTGTTTCGTGAGGGTGTACCACCACTAATAAGACGAGCAATATCCCCTAACTTTCTCCTCTCCCAAGAATTAGCCTCCTCACTTTCAAAAACAGCCCGAAGATAGGCAGCAGGTAAAGCCTTGGCAGCTTCTAACTGTGCTTCTGTTGCTTTTCGTGCCTTTTCTACCGCTTCCATCTGTTCATTAAGAATGGCGGCTATTCGCTTTTGTTCGCTTAGGGGTGGGAGAGGGATTTTTAATGTTTTTAAACTCTCTTGATTAATGTTAGTAATCGTTCCTCTTGTAGATTTATTTACTAAAAAATTACGAATAGCTTCTGAACGGCAATAATAAACAAAATACTCAGGTGATATTTCTGGATTTAGAAATCTAGCACGGATAATAAATCCACAGAAAGTTACAGGCTCAGTATGTCCAGAAAAAAGAGTTGTCCATGCTACTCCTTCTTCTTTAACTGATGATCTAACAAATAAAATGTCATTTGTTTGTAACATATATTCGTTATTAGATTTAATGTCAACTCTATATAGATCATTGACTTCGAGATAAATACCGTTAGGGTACATATTCAAAACATCAACAGTCAATATTCCAGAGCCTTTCTGATTGCTAGTAAAATTAATGCCGTTTTTCAAATCAGCAACATCCCCCAACTTTACCCACTGCCAACCATCGGGCAACTGCCGATCATTTTCCTGACTCATAATAACTCCCTTGCCCAATCATAAACATTCAAATACCAATCCCCAATTAAAAACCCTAAGCGGCAAACAATCTTATCTTAGTTTCCTGTATGATCTCAGAGGGTTTACCTACTAACTTTAACGCCGACAAACCCCCAGCCTTAGTCACTTCCGGCACTTGAAAAATGAGCTTATTTTCTAATCCTTCCGTCCCCGTTAGCAAACTGAGAAGCGATCGCCCTAACTGTTGCCGCCGTTTCTTCTGGCATTTCGCGTAACCAATCCTCCTGTTTATAACTAAAAGCTTCCGCTCTTTCCAGACGAGTCAGACGGTGCAAACCATAACCCAACTCTCCCAAAACATCAAATAAATCGCAAGCTTCCAACTCATCTAGTGTCCTAATTATACTTGCCGATCGCCCCCCATCGGGCAGTATTTGTAATAACCTCCCCCGCTCCTCCGGCTGAACCCAAATTGAACGAAATAAGGTCAAATTAGTCACCTGATTAACCAAGGATTCCGCCAGCCTCTCTCGATACTCTTCTACCGTTATCGGCTTCGTTTCTCCGCCTACCGTCGTCAGAATATAGCGCCCCACCGGAGTAATATTTACCTCGAACCCCTCAACGGAGATAACCTGGCGTTGCTGCCTTTCCTTTGGTTCCGCCGCCGTCCCCTTTTTGGTGGCTAACTTATCGAGAAACTTCTCCCCAAATAAACGGGTAGCATTAGTGTAGTCATACACCCGAAACATTAACTTATTAGTGGGTAGATCCAACCGCGTCCCCCGCCCTACCATTTGATAAAAACTAATGGGAGAATTGACATATTTAAAAAAGACAATATTTCTCACATTGGGGACATCAACACCGGTGGTTAAAAGATCTACCGTCGTCGCGACAAAATGGGAACGGGAACTGCCCTTTAAATCCGGCAAATAGTCATTACCCGAAGATTTGGCCGTACACTTGAAGGCATAATAATCCTTCGGCTTTTCCCCCTTAGCGGCACACCAACGAGCATAGAGATTATTCATCTCAATGGCTACAGCATCAGCATGGCGGTCATTAACACAGAAGATAATCGTTTTCTGTTCCACTTCCCCCGTTGTTAACAAATGATTGAATAAATCCCCCGCCATCGCCATCACACGGTCAGGGAGCAAAATTAACCGCTCATAACTGGTTTTCTCGTACATTTCCCTAATTTCTGCCTCTGGGATGGGCTGTCCCGTGTTGGCATCAAGGGGATTTCTGCTGATGACCTCCTCCACTGTAATGCCCGTGTCATCGAGGTTGATGGCACTCCTAACAATTTCGCAGGCGGCAAGATAGCCATCCTCTATCCCTTGTCCGATGTCGTATTCATAGACGGGTTCGCCAAAATAGGCCATATTATCGGCGGTGATTTGTCTATCGGCTTCTGATTCGGGCGAGTCTTCTGTAAACTCCAATTCCCGGGGAGTTGCCGTCAATCCCACCTGTACCGCCTCACTGTTGCGGGTGAGAACTTGCGACCACTTACCCCATGCGGAACGGTGACACTCATCGATGATGATATGGCTGAAGTAATTTTCTGGGTAATGGGTGGTTAAAAAATTCCCCATGTCCTCTTCCTTGTCCACATTCAGGGTTTGATAGGTGGCAATTAAAACACGGGCATTCTTGTGGGGTTGGTTCTTTTCTACTTCCGCCGCATCGGAACCGAAGGCAATTTGCAAAGCCGCCGCCCCCTGGGTTCTCAACTCATCGCGATCGCAGACAAATAACGCCCGCCGCAACTGTCCGGCATCTGCTATTTTTCGCAGTAGGTTACAGGCAATAAAAGTCTTACCCGCGCCCGTTGCCAGGGTTAGAAGGACTCGCGCCGGGGAGCCTGTTTGCTGGCAGCGGGCAATTTTTTCCAAAGCGGCGCGGATGGCAGCATCTTGGTAGTAACGCCGTCCTCCTTCTCCCCCCTTATAAGGAGTCAGCAGGGGACGGGCGACCTCCTCTGCTAGGCTGAAGCCTAGATACTGCTCGTATCTCCCCCTCAGTTCGGCCGGGGTGGGAAATTGGCTGAGGGGTTGAGGGGGTGAAGTTATATCCGTCGTGCGATCATATTCGACAAAAAGATGACCGTTACAGGAGTACACAAACGGTACATTTAACCCTTTGGCATAGCGTTTAACCTGTTCTAAGCCTTCAGTGGGGGGCGCATCTTCCTTTTTTGCTTCTATTAGGGCGACGGCTAAGGGTTGGCTGTCGCTACTGACGGCCACTCGCAGGGTATAATCAATCCTTCCCTAGCGCGTTCGGCTTCCCCATCGATAATTTGAATGGCCCCCGGGGTTTCTTCTCGCTTGAGACAATCCTCGGTCCATCCTCTTTGATGCAGGACGGGGTCAATTAATTTGGCTCTTGTGTCTGTTTCTCCTAATCCCATGGTTCTCTCAAGACAGTAAACAGATAACTGATAAGTAGCTGGTTATAATTAAATTAAAAATGGATTTTAGGTTCGATCCCCCCTGCCCCCTTGATAAGGGGGGTGCCGGTAGGCGGGGGGATCCCCCCTTAATCCCCCCTTTGATAAGGGGGTGTCTGATAATTTTTAACGCCTACCGACTTAACTGATAACTGATAACTGATAACTGATAACTGATAACTCAGGTTAACTAACTATTTTTCGCCTCTAATTTGGTCAAACGACTTTTAAGTTCCTGATTTTCCTGTTTCATTTTTTCTAATTCCTCGCGAATTTCCTGAATTGCTTTCTCGGAACCCAATTTTTTCTGGACTTTTTGTACTGCTTCCTCGGCTACACGACGGACACGACCATCGGGAGTTCGATCGCTCAAAGCTTGTAAAATAGCGATAGCTTTGGCATTTTCTATCTGTCCTAAAG contains the following coding sequences:
- a CDS encoding DEAD/DEAH box helicase family protein; this encodes MAVSSDSQPLAVALIEAKKEDAPPTEGLEQVKRYAKGLNVPFVYSCNGHLFVEYDRTTDITSPPQPLSQFPTPAELRGRYEQYLGFSLAEEVARPLLTPYKGGEGGRRYYQDAAIRAALEKIARCQQTGSPARVLLTLATGAGKTFIACNLLRKIADAGQLRRALFVCDRDELRTQGAAALQIAFGSDAAEVEKNQPHKNARVLIATYQTLNVDKEEDMGNFLTTHYPENYFSHIIIDECHRSAWGKWSQVLTRNSEAVQVGLTATPRELEFTEDSPESEADRQITADNMAYFGEPVYEYDIGQGIEDGYLAACEIVRSAINLDDTGITVEEVISRNPLDANTGQPIPEAEIREMYEKTSYERLILLPDRVMAMAGDLFNHLLTTGEVEQKTIIFCVNDRHADAVAIEMNNLYARWCAAKGEKPKDYYAFKCTAKSSGNDYLPDLKGSSRSHFVATTVDLLTTGVDVPNVRNIVFFKYVNSPISFYQMVGRGTRLDLPTNKLMFRVYDYTNATRLFGEKFLDKLATKKGTAAEPKERQQRQVISVEGFEVNITPVGRYILTTVGGETKPITVEEYRERLAESLVNQVTNLTLFRSIWVQPEERGRLLQILPDGGRSASIIRTLDELEACDLFDVLGELGYGLHRLTRLERAEAFSYKQEDWLREMPEETAATVRAIASQFANGDGRIRK
- a CDS encoding restriction endonuclease subunit S is translated as MSQENDRQLPDGWQWVKLGDVADLKNGINFTSNQKGSGILTVDVLNMYPNGIYLEVNDLYRVDIKSNNEYMLQTNDILFVRSSVKEEGVAWTTLFSGHTEPVTFCGFIIRARFLNPEISPEYFVYYCRSEAIRNFLVNKSTRGTITNINQESLKTLKIPLPPLSEQKRIAAILNEQMEAVEKARKATEAQLEAAKALPAAYLRAVFESEEANSWERRKLGDIARLISGGTPSRNNSSSFKGTIAWVKTLDLNCEVVKETEEYISETAFDEIRGEMLPVGSVMIAMYGGGGTIGKSGILGLPAVTNQAICSILPNYNVFIPEFLHAWVLNFRPKWMDYSSGNRRDPNIKKGVISNIECPFPTVEKQKQIASTLTEQMQEVERLKQNLKEQLDTINKLPAVLLRRAFKGEL